In one Steroidobacteraceae bacterium genomic region, the following are encoded:
- a CDS encoding phosphoglycerate dehydrogenase has protein sequence MSFRIRTLNNISEKGLSRLPAGNYAVGNDTADPHAILVRSADMHTQTIPASLLAVARAGAGVNNIPVAALAARGIPVFNAPGANANAVKELVVAGLFLAARNICQAWDFARKLEGDDKTIDAATEKGKKNFVGFELPGRVLGVIGLGAIGVEVANTALALGMKVLGYDPQITVQRAWQLSSNVEQAISLEDLFNRADIVTVHVPLADGTRNLVNAPRLALMKPDGVVLNFSRAPIVDDAAMIAALDAARLHAYVCDFPKNGLKDHPRVVTLPHLGASTGEAEDNCAVMVVDTLRDYLENGNIRNCVNFPEAVLPRAPGTSRLAVANSNVPNMVGQVSTCLAEAGLNIAELLNKSRGEFAYTLIDAEGRISAATLAAVRAIDGVLAARIV, from the coding sequence ATGTCGTTCCGTATCCGTACCCTCAACAACATCAGTGAAAAAGGCCTGTCGCGCTTGCCCGCCGGGAACTATGCGGTCGGCAACGACACGGCCGATCCGCACGCCATCCTGGTGCGCTCGGCCGATATGCATACGCAGACCATTCCGGCCTCGCTCCTTGCGGTGGCTCGCGCGGGCGCGGGCGTGAACAATATTCCGGTCGCCGCGCTCGCGGCGCGGGGCATACCGGTTTTCAACGCGCCTGGCGCCAATGCCAATGCGGTAAAGGAGCTGGTCGTGGCTGGCCTGTTCCTTGCAGCGCGCAATATCTGCCAGGCCTGGGATTTTGCCCGCAAACTCGAGGGCGACGACAAGACGATCGATGCGGCCACCGAAAAGGGCAAGAAGAATTTCGTCGGGTTCGAGCTGCCTGGTCGAGTGCTGGGCGTCATAGGGCTCGGTGCGATTGGCGTGGAAGTGGCCAATACCGCGTTGGCCCTCGGCATGAAGGTCCTGGGCTACGACCCGCAGATTACGGTACAACGCGCCTGGCAGCTGTCGTCGAACGTCGAGCAGGCAATTTCGCTCGAAGACCTGTTCAATAGGGCCGATATCGTCACCGTTCACGTTCCACTTGCGGACGGTACCCGAAATCTCGTCAATGCGCCCCGCCTGGCCCTGATGAAGCCGGACGGCGTCGTGTTGAATTTTTCCCGCGCGCCCATTGTTGACGATGCCGCCATGATCGCTGCCCTCGATGCCGCGCGCCTGCACGCCTATGTTTGCGATTTTCCGAAGAATGGCCTCAAGGACCATCCGCGTGTCGTGACTTTGCCTCATCTTGGCGCTTCGACGGGCGAAGCCGAGGACAACTGTGCGGTGATGGTGGTCGACACGCTTCGCGATTATCTGGAGAACGGCAATATCCGCAATTGCGTGAATTTTCCTGAGGCCGTTTTGCCGCGCGCACCAGGCACGTCACGTCTGGCAGTCGCGAATAGCAACGTGCCGAACATGGTTGGCCAGGTCTCGACCTGCCTGGCCGAGGCGGGGTTGAATATCGCCGAGCTACTCAACAAGTCGCGCGGCGAGTTCGCATACACACTGATCGACGCTGAAGGCAGGATCTCTGCGGCCACGCTCGCCGCCGTGCGCGCCATAGACGGCGTCCTCGCGGCGCGCATCGTCTGA
- the pheA gene encoding prephenate dehydratase gives MARPPKSKSTTRARVGTGGGSNNSLDNIREQIDTIDEAIHKLLNDRARLAQSVGISKHAAGHTVDFYRPEREAQVLRKAIARNRGPLRNEEISRLFREIMSACLAQQEPLKVAFLGPEGTFTQAAVFKHFGHSVRALPLDSIDEVFHEVEAGSAEFGVVPIENSTEGTVNHTLDRFLSSPLKICGEVELRVHHHLMGCMQDLQSIKRICAHAQALAQCRNWLNEYVPDVEQVSVASNAEGARRARDERGTAAIAGDTAAEIYGLKLLANEIEDRADNTTRFFVIGRKLFSPSGDDRTTLLLSAGDTRSPGALHELLAPLARNRVTMTRIESRPSRRRKWDYVFFIDIEGHAADRHVAKALEQLKSRASLFRILGSYPRAILV, from the coding sequence ATGGCGCGACCGCCAAAATCGAAGTCAACGACTCGCGCCCGGGTGGGCACGGGTGGCGGATCGAACAATTCCCTCGACAATATTCGTGAGCAGATCGATACCATCGACGAAGCCATCCACAAACTGCTGAACGACCGCGCACGTCTCGCCCAGTCCGTCGGAATCTCCAAGCACGCGGCGGGGCACACCGTCGACTTCTACCGACCGGAACGCGAGGCCCAGGTGTTGCGCAAGGCCATAGCGCGCAATCGCGGACCGCTGCGCAACGAGGAGATTTCCCGCCTGTTCCGGGAAATCATGTCGGCATGCCTCGCGCAGCAGGAACCGCTGAAAGTTGCATTCCTCGGTCCCGAAGGCACGTTTACCCAGGCCGCGGTTTTCAAGCATTTCGGCCACTCGGTGCGGGCGTTGCCGCTCGACTCCATCGACGAGGTCTTTCACGAAGTCGAGGCCGGGAGCGCCGAGTTCGGCGTCGTGCCAATCGAGAACTCGACCGAGGGTACCGTCAATCATACGCTTGACCGTTTCCTGTCCTCGCCCCTCAAGATTTGTGGCGAAGTTGAACTTCGCGTGCACCATCATCTGATGGGATGCATGCAGGACCTGCAAAGTATCAAGCGCATCTGTGCTCATGCCCAGGCGCTGGCACAATGCCGCAACTGGCTCAACGAGTATGTCCCGGATGTCGAGCAGGTCTCCGTCGCCAGCAACGCCGAAGGAGCGCGACGAGCGCGTGATGAACGCGGTACCGCAGCAATCGCCGGGGATACGGCCGCCGAGATCTACGGCCTGAAGTTGCTGGCGAACGAAATCGAAGATAGGGCAGACAACACGACCCGATTTTTCGTCATCGGGCGCAAACTGTTCTCGCCAAGCGGTGACGATCGAACAACTCTGTTGCTTTCCGCCGGGGACACTCGCTCGCCCGGCGCCCTACACGAGCTGCTCGCGCCGCTCGCCCGAAACCGCGTCACCATGACACGTATCGAGTCCCGGCCATCGCGGCGGCGCAAATGGGACTATGTCTTTTTTATCGACATCGAGGGTCATGCCGCAGACCGTCACGTTGCGAAGGCTCTCGAGCAGCTCAAGTCGCGGGCGTCGCTGTTTCGAATTCTCGGCTCCTACCCGCGTGCAATTCTCGTCTGA
- the aroA gene encoding 3-phosphoshikimate 1-carboxyvinyltransferase — MQFSSDAGTAMGSGPNWLVTPATEISGSLSVPGDKSISHRALMLGGIADGCSTITGLLRGEDVLATMKAMRAMGVRIDELDPQSLRVHGSGYAALNAATEPLDLGNSGTAMRLFMGLLCGLPFPTILTGDESLRSRPMERVAKPLRAMGAGISTTEGHAPVTLHGGRRLAGIDYEMPVASAQVKSAILLAAIPAGGITRLIEPHPSRDHTEIMLQQFGVRLERNGNAVSLAGGQSLRGTEVAIPGDISSAAFLIVAALLARKGRLLLRNVGINPTRTAVLDVLRAMGGKIEVKLLAGRDAEPRGDIVVFPSELRAIRIDAAMVPRLIDELPVIFVAAAAAQGTTHVDGAAELRVKESDRLASMSAGLANLGVEHHLAGDSIAITGGEINGGRVESFGDHRIAMAFAVAAMRASGPIHIADVRNVATSFPDFASLARHSGLPVQECS; from the coding sequence GTGCAATTCTCGTCTGATGCCGGAACTGCGATGGGCAGCGGCCCGAATTGGCTGGTAACGCCGGCCACCGAAATATCCGGCTCACTGAGCGTCCCCGGTGACAAGTCCATATCGCACCGTGCACTGATGCTTGGTGGCATTGCCGATGGCTGCAGCACCATTACCGGGCTGCTGCGGGGCGAAGACGTGCTGGCAACGATGAAGGCAATGCGCGCCATGGGCGTTCGCATCGATGAGCTCGATCCGCAAAGCCTGCGCGTGCATGGGTCGGGATACGCCGCACTGAATGCAGCGACGGAACCGCTCGATCTTGGCAACTCCGGCACTGCAATGCGTCTTTTCATGGGGTTGCTGTGCGGACTGCCTTTTCCCACGATCTTGACTGGCGACGAATCCCTGCGCAGCCGACCAATGGAACGCGTGGCGAAGCCTTTGCGCGCAATGGGGGCGGGCATATCCACAACGGAAGGCCATGCGCCGGTTACTTTGCACGGCGGCAGGCGCCTGGCAGGCATCGACTACGAAATGCCGGTTGCGAGCGCCCAGGTCAAGTCGGCCATATTGCTCGCCGCAATCCCCGCCGGTGGCATCACTCGGCTGATCGAACCCCATCCGAGTCGCGACCATACCGAGATCATGCTCCAGCAGTTCGGGGTACGGCTCGAGCGCAATGGCAACGCCGTGAGTCTTGCCGGGGGTCAGTCCCTTCGCGGAACCGAGGTTGCAATCCCGGGCGATATTTCATCTGCAGCGTTTCTGATCGTTGCGGCATTGCTGGCACGCAAGGGCCGATTGCTGCTGCGGAATGTCGGCATCAATCCGACGCGTACTGCAGTCCTCGATGTGCTTCGCGCCATGGGCGGCAAAATCGAGGTCAAATTGCTTGCGGGTCGCGATGCCGAACCACGCGGCGATATCGTTGTGTTTCCGAGCGAGTTGCGTGCGATCCGAATTGACGCGGCGATGGTACCGCGGCTGATCGACGAACTGCCGGTGATTTTTGTTGCAGCTGCAGCCGCTCAAGGCACGACACACGTAGACGGTGCGGCCGAGCTGCGGGTGAAAGAGTCGGATCGCCTGGCAAGCATGTCTGCGGGGCTTGCAAATCTTGGGGTCGAACATCACCTTGCAGGCGATTCCATTGCGATTACAGGCGGCGAAATCAACGGTGGTCGGGTTGAGTCATTCGGCGATCACCGGATCGCCATGGCATTCGCCGTCGCAGCCATGCGCGCGTCGGGCCCGATCCACATTGCTGATGTGCGAAATGTCGCAACCTCCTTCCCCGACTTTGCCTCGCTCGCGCGCCATTCGGGCCTTCCGGTGCAGGAATGCAGTTGA
- the cmk gene encoding (d)CMP kinase: MQLTRHPPIVAIDGPSGSGKGTISRRLAAATGWHLLDSGALYRLVALAGQQAGLDREDEPGHALVARTMLVEFGSTASGAEKVLLEGSDVTAAIRTETAGEGASRVAAWPSVREALLGRQRRFVEPPGLVADGRDMGTTVFPAAELKVFLTASSTERAARRYKQLKDKGLDVSLAALSREIALRDERDTSRKVSPLAAAPDARIIDSTGLTIDQVVAAVLDLGRQRALWE; this comes from the coding sequence ATGCAGTTGACCCGACACCCGCCCATCGTTGCAATCGATGGACCGTCTGGTTCCGGCAAAGGCACGATCAGCCGTCGGCTGGCCGCTGCAACCGGTTGGCACTTGCTCGATAGCGGGGCCCTGTATCGCCTGGTCGCACTCGCCGGGCAGCAGGCTGGTCTCGATCGCGAGGATGAGCCGGGCCATGCGCTTGTCGCGCGCACGATGCTGGTCGAGTTCGGCTCGACGGCTTCGGGGGCGGAAAAGGTGCTTCTGGAAGGCAGCGATGTCACCGCCGCGATCCGGACCGAGACCGCAGGCGAGGGCGCATCCCGGGTGGCCGCCTGGCCATCCGTGCGCGAAGCCCTGTTGGGTCGCCAACGGCGATTCGTCGAGCCGCCGGGACTCGTAGCGGATGGCCGCGACATGGGCACTACCGTCTTTCCGGCCGCAGAGCTCAAGGTCTTCCTCACCGCGAGCTCGACCGAGAGAGCCGCGAGGCGCTATAAGCAGTTGAAAGACAAAGGGTTAGATGTTAGCCTTGCCGCCCTTTCGCGCGAGATAGCGCTCCGTGACGAGCGCGATACGAGCCGGAAGGTGTCGCCCCTGGCGGCGGCGCCCGACGCCAGGATAATCGATTCGACAGGATTGACCATCGATCAAGTGGTCGCTGCCGTTCTCGATCTGGGGCGTCAGCGGGCGTTGTGGGAGTAA
- the rpsA gene encoding 30S ribosomal protein S1 — protein sequence MTESFAQLFEQSLANQRIRPGMILTGLVVDVTDDVVIVNVGLKSEAVIPIDQFKNESGTVEVAAGDQVEVALDAVEDGTGETRLSREKAKRARTWTRLEEAYNNAEIVTGVITGRVKGGFTVEIDNVRAFLPGSLVDVRPVRDTAYLENKPLEFKVIKLDQKRNNVVVSRRAVVEAEFSAERSALMENLEEGAVVRGTVKNLTDYGAFVDLGGIDGLLHITDMAWKRVKHPSEVVAVGQEVEVRILKFDRERSRVSLGLKQLGPDPWENIARRYPPNTRVFGKVTNIADYGAFVEVEDGVEGLVHVSEMDWTNKNVSPAKVVHVGQEVEVMVLDVDEERRRISLGLKQCQSNPWKEFAENHARGDHVSGQIKSITDFGIFIGLPGNIDGLVHLSDISWDGTGEEEVRNYQKGQQIEAVVLSIDPERERISLGIKQLAQDPFSSYIAEHPKGSIVKGTVKEVDMRGAVIDLGEGIEGQLRASELGRDRVDDARTVLKVGDEVEAKFTGVDRKTRSITLSIRAREVHEEAEAVESYRSETAASGGATLGDLLKEQIGDRN from the coding sequence ATGACAGAAAGTTTCGCTCAGCTATTCGAGCAGAGTCTTGCCAACCAGCGCATTCGCCCCGGCATGATTCTGACGGGCCTGGTCGTCGATGTGACGGATGACGTCGTCATCGTCAATGTCGGATTGAAATCCGAGGCCGTAATTCCAATCGACCAATTCAAGAACGAAAGTGGCACCGTCGAGGTGGCCGCGGGTGATCAGGTCGAGGTCGCCCTGGATGCCGTCGAGGACGGCACGGGTGAAACCCGCTTGTCGCGGGAAAAAGCCAAGCGAGCGCGCACCTGGACGCGGCTCGAAGAGGCTTACAACAATGCCGAAATCGTCACCGGCGTCATCACGGGCCGCGTGAAGGGCGGTTTCACCGTCGAAATAGACAACGTGCGCGCATTCCTCCCGGGCTCGCTCGTGGATGTGAGGCCGGTGCGCGACACCGCCTACCTCGAGAACAAACCTCTCGAGTTCAAGGTGATCAAACTCGACCAGAAGCGCAACAATGTCGTGGTCTCACGTCGCGCGGTGGTCGAGGCCGAGTTCTCGGCAGAGCGCAGCGCGCTCATGGAGAATCTCGAGGAAGGCGCCGTGGTACGCGGTACGGTCAAGAACCTGACCGATTACGGCGCGTTTGTCGATCTCGGTGGTATCGATGGCCTGTTGCACATAACGGACATGGCCTGGAAGCGTGTCAAACACCCATCCGAAGTCGTAGCAGTCGGCCAGGAAGTGGAAGTCCGCATTCTCAAGTTCGATCGGGAGCGCTCGCGTGTTTCGCTGGGCCTGAAGCAACTCGGTCCGGATCCATGGGAAAACATTGCCAGGCGCTACCCGCCGAACACGCGCGTTTTCGGAAAGGTCACGAATATTGCCGACTATGGCGCATTCGTTGAGGTCGAGGACGGTGTGGAGGGGTTGGTCCACGTGTCCGAAATGGACTGGACCAACAAGAACGTAAGCCCGGCGAAGGTCGTACATGTCGGTCAGGAAGTCGAGGTGATGGTACTCGACGTCGATGAGGAGCGTCGTCGCATCTCCTTGGGTCTCAAGCAGTGCCAGTCGAACCCGTGGAAGGAATTCGCCGAGAATCATGCGCGCGGCGACCATGTTTCCGGCCAGATCAAGAGCATCACGGACTTTGGAATATTCATCGGGTTGCCTGGCAACATCGACGGTCTTGTGCACCTGTCGGATATCTCCTGGGACGGCACCGGTGAGGAAGAGGTGCGCAATTACCAGAAAGGCCAGCAGATCGAGGCTGTCGTTCTGTCCATAGACCCCGAAAGGGAGCGCATTTCGCTCGGCATCAAGCAGCTCGCCCAGGATCCATTCTCGAGCTACATAGCCGAGCACCCCAAGGGCAGCATCGTCAAAGGTACGGTCAAGGAAGTCGACATGCGTGGTGCCGTAATCGACCTCGGAGAGGGAATCGAAGGCCAGCTGCGCGCCTCCGAACTGGGTCGCGATCGAGTCGATGATGCTCGAACCGTGCTCAAGGTTGGCGATGAAGTAGAAGCCAAGTTTACCGGCGTCGACCGAAAGACGCGTAGCATCACCTTGTCCATTCGCGCGCGCGAGGTTCATGAGGAAGCCGAGGCGGTCGAGAGCTACCGTTCGGAGACTGCAGCTTCGGGTGGTGCCACGCTCGGTGATCTGCTCAAGGAGCAAATCGGCGACCGGAACTGA
- a CDS encoding integration host factor subunit beta codes for MGAGGEMTKSELIEIVAAKQKHLPTKDVELALKQILEIMSDALSTGQRIEIRGFGSFSLHFRPPRQGRNPKTGEAVALSGKYVPHFKPGKDLRERVNDGADRPIRD; via the coding sequence TTGGGGGCGGGGGGCGAGATGACCAAATCGGAACTCATCGAGATTGTCGCGGCGAAGCAGAAGCATCTGCCGACCAAAGACGTTGAGCTCGCGCTCAAGCAGATACTGGAAATCATGAGCGATGCGTTGTCTACTGGCCAGCGCATCGAGATACGCGGATTTGGCAGTTTCTCCCTGCACTTTCGCCCGCCGCGGCAGGGTCGCAATCCAAAGACCGGCGAAGCGGTCGCCCTGTCCGGCAAATATGTCCCGCATTTCAAGCCTGGCAAGGACTTGCGCGAACGCGTCAACGATGGCGCAGATCGACCTATCCGCGACTGA
- a CDS encoding helix-hairpin-helix domain-containing protein: MRRLILSSLLCIGAALASAEPVDINSADAPTIARALRGIGTTRAQAIVEYRKKNGPFRTADDLALVRGIGQKVIDQNRKDILLGRSSKPASSARPAPKREN; encoded by the coding sequence ATGCGACGACTCATCCTGTCTTCACTGCTTTGTATTGGTGCTGCGCTCGCAAGTGCCGAACCAGTCGATATCAACAGCGCGGACGCGCCAACGATCGCGCGCGCACTTCGCGGGATCGGCACCACTCGAGCCCAGGCCATCGTGGAGTACCGCAAGAAGAATGGTCCGTTCCGTACGGCAGATGACCTGGCACTAGTGCGTGGCATTGGCCAGAAAGTCATCGACCAGAATCGCAAGGACATATTGCTCGGCCGCAGCTCCAAGCCCGCGAGTTCCGCAAGGCCAGCTCCCAAGCGCGAGAACTAG
- the galU gene encoding UTP--glucose-1-phosphate uridylyltransferase GalU, whose translation MKKKTPVDVAVFPVAGRGTRFLPATKASPKEMLPIVDKPLIQYAVEEAVAAGARRLIFVTGSSKRAIEDHFDVDQQLEDALLAQGKHDLVAQVRSVLPRDVTCIYIRQPAPLGLGHAVLCARPAVGDAPFFVHLADDLIDSRVSCLKQMAALHARVGGSVLGVEDVPRSSTDKYGIVATGRVKGSAARVERIVEKPRPKDAPSTLAVVGRYLLAPRVFHHLAKIGKGAGGEIQLTDGIAALMAEQDVWAYRFKGKRYDCGSKLGYLQATVEYGLKHASLGRDFAGYLDQLTHKRRSSAR comes from the coding sequence ATGAAAAAGAAAACCCCCGTCGATGTCGCGGTGTTTCCGGTGGCTGGGCGCGGAACGCGCTTTCTCCCAGCGACCAAGGCGAGTCCGAAGGAGATGTTGCCCATTGTCGACAAGCCGCTGATTCAGTACGCGGTCGAAGAGGCGGTCGCGGCCGGCGCACGCCGCCTCATATTCGTCACCGGTTCATCCAAGCGCGCAATCGAAGATCACTTCGATGTCGACCAACAGCTCGAAGACGCGCTGCTGGCACAGGGCAAGCACGATCTCGTTGCGCAGGTGCGTAGTGTGCTGCCAAGAGATGTGACCTGCATTTATATTCGCCAACCCGCGCCTTTGGGTCTGGGGCACGCGGTGCTTTGCGCACGGCCGGCTGTTGGCGATGCCCCATTTTTTGTGCACCTCGCCGACGACCTGATCGACTCACGCGTCTCCTGCTTGAAGCAAATGGCCGCCCTCCATGCAAGGGTAGGCGGAAGCGTGCTCGGAGTCGAAGATGTCCCGCGCAGCAGTACCGACAAGTACGGCATCGTGGCGACCGGTCGAGTGAAGGGTAGCGCGGCACGAGTCGAACGTATCGTCGAAAAGCCCAGGCCCAAGGATGCCCCGTCGACGCTTGCGGTTGTCGGTCGCTATCTGCTCGCGCCGCGAGTCTTTCATCATCTTGCCAAGATCGGCAAAGGCGCAGGTGGCGAGATTCAGCTCACGGATGGTATCGCTGCGCTCATGGCGGAGCAGGATGTCTGGGCATACCGATTCAAAGGCAAGCGCTACGACTGTGGCAGCAAGCTCGGCTACCTGCAGGCAACCGTCGAGTATGGACTCAAGCACGCCTCGCTAGGCCGGGATTTTGCCGGCTATCTCGATCAGCTGACACATAAACGCAGATCATCCGCGCGCTAG
- a CDS encoding molybdopterin-binding protein, which yields MNRLYSRRTLVRSMIAGASSLAVAGCDRIGNSSAGRTLLYSAEGLTYRAQRLITNRNALAREFSLSDLSPVFRTNGNTMPAAPEYQRHLSERFVNWRLVVDGSVDAPVRVSLADLLRLPQRTQITRHDCVEGWSAIGQWTGVAMKVLLDAARPRPSARYVVLHCADDFRGTMYYESIDMVDAYHPQTILAHSLNGQRLPVGNGAPLRLRVERQLGYKQAKYVMRLQLVDSLKDIGAGRGGYWEDKIGYEWYAGI from the coding sequence ATGAACCGCTTGTACTCCCGGCGTACGCTCGTTCGGTCCATGATTGCGGGAGCCAGCAGTCTGGCCGTCGCGGGCTGCGATCGTATTGGCAATTCGTCGGCAGGCAGAACGCTACTGTATTCCGCAGAGGGACTCACCTACCGTGCACAGCGGCTGATCACAAATCGCAATGCGCTTGCCCGCGAATTTTCGTTGTCGGATTTGTCGCCCGTATTTCGCACCAATGGCAATACCATGCCAGCTGCGCCCGAATATCAACGCCACCTCAGTGAGCGCTTCGTCAATTGGCGTCTGGTTGTCGACGGTTCGGTAGACGCGCCCGTCCGTGTCAGCCTTGCGGATCTTCTCCGGTTGCCGCAGCGCACGCAGATAACGCGTCATGACTGCGTGGAAGGTTGGAGCGCAATCGGTCAATGGACGGGCGTAGCCATGAAGGTTCTTCTCGACGCCGCACGCCCTCGGCCAAGCGCCCGGTACGTCGTTTTACATTGCGCCGACGACTTTCGCGGCACCATGTACTACGAGAGCATCGACATGGTCGATGCCTACCATCCGCAAACGATATTGGCCCACAGCCTGAATGGTCAGCGTCTGCCGGTTGGCAATGGCGCGCCGCTGCGATTGCGCGTTGAGCGCCAGCTTGGCTACAAGCAGGCGAAGTATGTCATGCGCCTGCAGCTGGTCGACAGTCTCAAGGACATCGGAGCGGGTCGTGGCGGCTATTGGGAGGACAAGATTGGCTATGAGTGGTACGCAGGCATCTAG
- a CDS encoding cytochrome b/b6 domain-containing protein → MTPESTSRGGELAKRHRRSTRLWHWLNAFAVVILLMSGLTIFNAHPRLYWGQFGANQDAAFLEISSSPTSGNLRIGDWRIETTGLLGNWRDSDGNVQRRAFPGWATIPSRYNLALARRWHIFFAWLLGISLAAYLAWSLANRHMIRDLSPRASELHPRHLWHDIKQHALLRFPTGAAALRYNILQKLAYLAVLVLLLPVLVLTGMTMSPGLNAAWPWLLDVFGGRQSARSLHFMGALLMVLFVVVHLLMVLLAGPFNEIRSMITGNYRLPKERKP, encoded by the coding sequence GTGACGCCCGAGTCGACATCGCGCGGCGGAGAACTGGCCAAGCGGCACCGCCGTTCGACGAGACTATGGCACTGGCTGAACGCCTTCGCCGTCGTCATCCTGCTGATGAGCGGTCTCACGATTTTCAACGCCCATCCGCGCCTTTACTGGGGTCAGTTCGGAGCGAATCAGGATGCCGCCTTCCTGGAAATCTCGAGCAGCCCCACATCGGGCAATCTGCGCATCGGCGACTGGCGCATCGAAACCACGGGCTTGCTCGGTAATTGGCGCGATTCAGACGGCAACGTTCAACGACGCGCATTCCCGGGCTGGGCGACTATTCCGTCCAGGTACAATCTTGCGCTCGCTCGACGGTGGCATATTTTCTTTGCGTGGTTGCTGGGAATCTCACTTGCCGCGTATCTCGCGTGGAGCCTCGCAAACCGTCACATGATTCGCGACCTGTCACCGCGAGCCAGCGAATTGCATCCGCGCCACCTCTGGCACGACATCAAACAACACGCGTTGCTACGCTTTCCCACCGGTGCGGCGGCCCTGCGTTACAACATACTGCAAAAACTCGCCTACCTGGCAGTGCTGGTGCTGCTTTTGCCCGTTCTGGTGCTGACCGGCATGACCATGTCGCCGGGGTTGAATGCGGCGTGGCCCTGGTTGCTCGACGTATTTGGCGGGCGCCAGAGTGCCCGTAGTCTGCATTTCATGGGAGCGCTCTTGATGGTTCTGTTCGTGGTGGTGCATCTACTGATGGTCTTACTCGCTGGTCCGTTCAACGAGATTCGCTCGATGATCACCGGGAATTACCGCTTGCCAAAGGAGCGAAAACCATGA
- a CDS encoding sigma-70 family RNA polymerase sigma factor codes for MREEQPLAANPLLTLRDLRALHAAAYGWARRCCHGDAEDAADVLQTTYLYILDGRARFSGRSSLRTWLFGVLRNIARQSLRRRLRAAAIGWRMPAESIEEGPDSCADASDARHVWRHWMRLPRRQREVLELVFYRDFTLDEVAAIIGISPGSARVHYERGKARLRRLLAQRNGEG; via the coding sequence GTGCGCGAGGAACAACCGCTCGCTGCCAATCCGTTGCTGACGCTGCGCGATCTGCGTGCCCTGCACGCAGCGGCATACGGTTGGGCCAGGCGCTGCTGTCATGGTGATGCGGAGGATGCTGCCGATGTTCTGCAGACGACTTATTTGTATATCCTGGACGGTCGGGCGCGATTTTCCGGTCGATCGAGTCTGCGCACCTGGCTATTCGGCGTCCTGCGCAACATTGCCCGGCAATCGCTGCGTCGAAGATTGCGCGCCGCCGCGATCGGCTGGCGCATGCCGGCAGAATCAATCGAGGAAGGTCCGGACAGCTGCGCGGATGCATCCGACGCGCGCCACGTGTGGCGCCATTGGATGCGATTGCCCCGGCGACAACGCGAGGTATTGGAACTGGTCTTCTATCGGGACTTCACGCTCGACGAAGTCGCAGCCATTATCGGTATCTCGCCCGGTAGTGCCCGTGTGCACTACGAACGAGGCAAGGCGCGATTGCGGCGTCTCCTGGCGCAGCGCAATGGCGAGGGCTAG